One part of the uncultured Bacteroides sp. genome encodes these proteins:
- the proC gene encoding pyrroline-5-carboxylate reductase, which yields MKIAIIGAGNMGGAIARGIVQGSKVKAVDITVANPSNGKLDALKAFNPEINITNNNQEAIENADIVLLAVKPWLVKSVLENISFDAKKQILVTVAAGVAFTEYCKIIGESATVFRVIPNTAISLLESTTLIASYNASKEQEQFMLDLFDEMGLAMIINESQMSAATALTSCGIAYVLKYIHAAVEAGVEMGIYPKDAQKMVAQSVKGAAELLLQNDTHPAIEIDKVTTPGGLTIKGLNELEHAGFSSAIIRAMKASR from the coding sequence ATGAAAATAGCAATTATTGGAGCAGGCAACATGGGCGGAGCTATTGCTCGCGGTATTGTACAAGGTTCCAAAGTCAAAGCAGTTGATATTACAGTTGCCAATCCTTCCAATGGTAAACTTGATGCTTTAAAAGCATTCAACCCGGAAATTAACATCACAAACAATAATCAGGAAGCCATAGAGAATGCGGATATCGTTCTTTTAGCAGTTAAACCCTGGTTGGTTAAGTCGGTATTGGAGAATATCAGCTTTGATGCAAAAAAACAGATTCTTGTTACGGTAGCTGCAGGTGTTGCTTTTACTGAATACTGTAAAATAATAGGTGAATCAGCCACTGTTTTTCGTGTTATTCCAAATACAGCGATCTCACTTCTTGAAAGTACCACATTAATAGCATCCTATAATGCATCAAAAGAGCAAGAACAATTTATGCTCGATCTTTTTGATGAAATGGGACTGGCTATGATTATCAATGAATCGCAGATGAGTGCTGCTACAGCACTTACTTCTTGTGGTATTGCTTATGTGCTGAAATATATTCATGCGGCTGTTGAAGCTGGTGTGGAAATGGGTATCTATCCAAAAGATGCACAGAAAATGGTGGCGCAGTCTGTTAAGGGAGCTGCCGAGCTTTTATTACAGAACGATACGCACCCTGCCATTGAAATTGATAAGGTTACTACACCGGGCGGATTAACAATTAAAGGACTTAATGAATTAGAACATGCAGGCTTTAGTTCGGCTATTATACGGGCTATGAAAGCAAGCAGATAA
- a CDS encoding aminotransferase class III-fold pyridoxal phosphate-dependent enzyme, with protein sequence MKLFDVYPLFDINIVKGKGCKVWDDKGNEYLDLYGGHAVISIGHSHSHYVEMIQKQVAELGFYSNSVVNKLQQQLAERLGRISGYDDYSFFMINSGAEANENALKLASFHTGRKRVVSFSKSFHGRTSAAVRTTDNPKIVAPINEGIDVTFLALNDIDSVRSELERKDVCAVIIEGIQGIGGIKVPENSFMQKLRKLCTETGTILILDEIQSGYGRSGKFFAHQFAGIRPDIITVAKGIGNGFPMGGVLISPLFTPVYGMLGTTFGGNHLSCAAALAVIDVIENENLMENAAKVGAHLMKELKLFPQIKEVRGEGLMIGLEFEEAVKELRTRLLFEQKVFTGVSGTNVIRLLPPLCLSLEQADEFIERFKKALN encoded by the coding sequence ATGAAACTATTTGATGTGTATCCTTTATTCGATATTAATATCGTAAAAGGAAAAGGATGTAAGGTCTGGGATGATAAGGGTAATGAATATCTGGATCTTTATGGCGGACATGCTGTAATTTCAATTGGTCATAGCCATTCTCATTATGTGGAAATGATCCAAAAGCAAGTTGCAGAGTTAGGCTTTTACTCTAATTCTGTAGTAAATAAACTGCAACAGCAATTAGCAGAACGCCTTGGAAGAATATCCGGCTATGACGACTATTCATTCTTTATGATCAACTCTGGTGCAGAGGCAAATGAAAACGCATTGAAACTTGCCTCTTTTCATACCGGACGTAAGCGGGTGGTATCTTTCTCAAAGAGTTTTCATGGCCGTACTTCGGCTGCTGTACGCACAACTGATAATCCTAAGATTGTTGCGCCTATCAATGAGGGTATTGATGTAACTTTTCTGGCTCTTAACGACATTGATAGTGTGCGTTCTGAACTTGAAAGGAAAGATGTATGTGCCGTTATTATTGAAGGAATTCAAGGTATAGGTGGTATCAAAGTTCCTGAAAATAGCTTTATGCAGAAATTGCGAAAACTGTGTACGGAAACCGGAACTATTCTGATTCTGGACGAGATCCAGTCGGGATATGGTCGTAGTGGAAAATTCTTTGCCCATCAGTTTGCAGGAATTCGTCCTGACATTATCACAGTAGCTAAAGGCATTGGTAATGGATTCCCTATGGGTGGAGTCTTAATCAGCCCGCTGTTTACCCCAGTTTATGGAATGCTTGGAACAACATTTGGAGGAAATCATCTTTCGTGTGCAGCTGCTCTTGCTGTTATCGATGTGATTGAGAACGAAAATCTGATGGAGAATGCTGCTAAAGTAGGAGCTCATCTTATGAAAGAACTAAAGCTGTTCCCTCAGATTAAAGAAGTTCGTGGAGAAGGCCTTATGATAGGTCTTGAATTTGAAGAAGCTGTTAAGGAACTTAGAACCCGACTGTTATTTGAACAGAAAGTATTTACAGGTGTTAGTGGTACGAATGTGATACGACTTCTTCCTCCGCTTTGTTTAAGCCTGGAACAAGCCGATGAATTTATAGAAAGATTTAAAAAAGCCCTTAATTGA
- the argC gene encoding N-acetyl-gamma-glutamyl-phosphate reductase — MIKVGIIGGAGYTAGELIRLLINHPDVEIVFINSSSNAGNKITDVHEGLYGETDMVFTDELPLDKIDLLYFCTAHGDTRKFMESHTLPENLKVIDLSMDYRIASDEHDFIYGLPELNRRRICQSKHVANPGCFATCIQLGLLPLAKNLLLNGDVSVNAITGSTGAGVKPGATSHFSWRNNNMSIYKPFSHQHIPEIKQSVKQLQNSFNSDIDFIPYRGDFARGIFATLVIKTSVTLDEIKRMYSEYYEKDSFVHVVDANVDLKQVVNTNKCLIHLEKHGDKLLIISCIDNLLKGASGQAVHNMNLMFGLEETVGLRLKPSAF; from the coding sequence ATGATTAAAGTCGGAATTATAGGAGGAGCAGGATATACAGCAGGGGAGTTGATTCGTTTGCTTATAAACCATCCAGATGTTGAAATCGTTTTTATTAATAGTAGTAGTAATGCTGGAAACAAGATAACAGATGTTCACGAAGGTCTTTATGGTGAAACAGATATGGTATTTACCGATGAATTGCCTCTTGACAAGATTGATTTGCTTTATTTCTGTACAGCTCATGGTGATACCAGAAAATTTATGGAAAGCCATACGTTGCCGGAAAACCTAAAAGTAATAGATCTTTCGATGGATTATCGTATTGCTTCTGATGAACACGATTTTATTTATGGTCTTCCTGAACTAAACCGTCGTCGTATTTGTCAAAGTAAACATGTGGCTAACCCAGGATGTTTTGCTACATGTATTCAATTAGGTTTATTACCTCTTGCAAAAAATCTGTTGCTGAATGGAGATGTATCTGTAAATGCGATCACCGGTTCTACCGGTGCTGGAGTAAAACCAGGAGCTACTTCGCATTTTAGCTGGAGAAACAATAACATGTCTATCTATAAGCCATTCTCTCATCAGCATATTCCTGAAATAAAGCAATCTGTTAAACAATTGCAGAATAGTTTTAATTCAGATATCGATTTTATTCCTTATCGTGGCGATTTTGCCCGTGGCATTTTTGCAACTCTTGTTATTAAGACAAGCGTGACGTTGGATGAAATCAAACGTATGTACAGTGAGTACTATGAAAAGGATTCATTTGTACACGTTGTTGATGCGAATGTAGATTTAAAGCAGGTAGTAAACACAAACAAGTGTTTAATTCATCTTGAGAAACATGGTGATAAGCTTCTTATCATTTCATGCATAGATAACTTATTAAAAGGTGCTTCCGGACAAGCTGTTCATAATATGAACCTGATGTTCGGACTGGAAGAAACAGTAGGGCTGAGATTAAAACCGAGTGCCTTCTAA
- a CDS encoding argininosuccinate synthase domain-containing protein, giving the protein MKKEKVVLAFSGGLDTSFCAKYLSEEKGYEVYTAVANTGGFSDEELKVIEDKAYKLGAVKHVTLDVTQEYYEKSIKYMVFGNVLRNGTYPISVSSERIFQAIAIINYAKEIKADYVAHGSTGAGNDQIRFDLTFDVLAPEIKILTPTRDMSLTREYEIDYLKKHGIEADFKKLEYSINKGLWGTSIGGKETLHSEQGLPEEAYPSQVTSTGTETLKLEFVEGEIHAVNGEVFENKVAAINKIEEIGSKYGIGRDMHIGDTIIGIKGRVAFEAAAPMLIINAHKMLEKHTLSKWQQYWKDQIGTWYGMFLHEAQYLEPVMRDCEAMLQSSQRNVNGTVTITLRPYCFSLVGVESSFDLVKTDFGDYGEVGKGWTAEDAKGFTKILSNPLRVYYANQKKNEK; this is encoded by the coding sequence ATGAAAAAAGAGAAGGTCGTTTTAGCATTTAGTGGTGGTTTGGATACCTCATTTTGTGCAAAGTATTTGTCAGAAGAAAAAGGATACGAAGTATATACTGCTGTAGCTAATACTGGCGGATTTAGCGATGAAGAGTTGAAAGTAATAGAAGACAAGGCTTATAAACTAGGTGCTGTAAAGCATGTTACTCTTGATGTAACTCAGGAATATTACGAAAAGAGCATCAAATATATGGTATTTGGTAATGTTCTTCGTAACGGAACTTATCCTATTTCTGTAAGTTCAGAACGTATTTTCCAGGCAATAGCTATCATTAACTATGCAAAGGAAATAAAGGCAGATTATGTAGCTCATGGAAGTACAGGTGCTGGTAATGATCAAATCCGTTTCGATTTAACTTTTGATGTCCTTGCTCCTGAAATCAAGATTCTGACTCCTACACGTGATATGTCTCTTACTCGTGAATATGAAATTGACTATCTTAAAAAACATGGAATAGAAGCTGACTTTAAGAAACTGGAATATTCTATCAATAAAGGTCTTTGGGGAACATCAATCGGTGGAAAAGAAACTCTTCACTCAGAACAGGGTCTTCCTGAAGAAGCTTATCCTTCACAAGTTACTTCAACCGGAACAGAAACATTGAAACTGGAATTTGTAGAAGGTGAGATTCATGCGGTTAATGGTGAAGTATTTGAAAATAAAGTTGCCGCAATCAATAAGATTGAAGAAATAGGTTCAAAATATGGTATTGGTCGTGATATGCATATTGGTGATACTATTATTGGTATCAAAGGTCGTGTTGCATTTGAAGCTGCAGCACCTATGCTTATTATTAATGCTCATAAAATGCTGGAAAAACATACATTGAGCAAATGGCAACAATACTGGAAAGATCAGATTGGTACATGGTACGGAATGTTCCTCCACGAAGCTCAATATCTGGAACCTGTAATGCGCGACTGTGAAGCTATGCTTCAAAGCTCTCAACGTAATGTTAATGGTACAGTAACTATTACTCTTCGCCCATATTGCTTTAGTTTAGTAGGTGTTGAATCATCTTTTGATTTGGTTAAGACAGACTTTGGTGATTATGGTGAAGTTGGTAAAGGATGGACTGCAGAAGATGCTAAAGGATTTACCAAGATTCTATCTAACCCATTGAGAGTATATTACGCTAACCAAAAGAAAAACGAGAAATAA
- a CDS encoding GNAT family N-acetyltransferase, whose protein sequence is MEINIEILVANESHIPYVDIILNTIEAAAKVRGTGIAKRSPEYVKQKMIEGKAIIALCGDEFAGFCYIETWSNKAFVANSGLIVVDKFRGHGLAKKIKRRAFELSRQRFPEAKIFGLTSGLAVMKINSELGYVPVTFSELTDDEAFWKGCQSCVNYDILQRTGGTKCICTAMLYDPAKHPDDPFNKAKKDNEEAGETEESENK, encoded by the coding sequence ATGGAAATCAATATTGAAATTCTTGTAGCCAACGAGAGTCATATTCCATACGTTGACATTATTTTAAACACAATAGAAGCAGCTGCCAAGGTTCGCGGAACCGGTATTGCAAAGCGCTCTCCTGAATACGTAAAACAAAAGATGATTGAAGGGAAAGCGATTATAGCCCTTTGCGGAGATGAGTTTGCTGGATTTTGCTATATAGAAACATGGAGCAACAAAGCATTTGTTGCCAATTCAGGATTAATTGTTGTTGATAAATTCCGTGGTCATGGCCTGGCAAAGAAAATCAAGCGTCGTGCATTCGAACTTTCACGGCAACGTTTTCCGGAAGCTAAAATATTTGGTTTAACTTCTGGCTTGGCAGTAATGAAAATTAATTCAGAATTAGGATATGTTCCTGTAACTTTCTCAGAACTTACTGACGATGAGGCTTTCTGGAAAGGTTGTCAGAGTTGTGTGAACTACGATATTCTTCAAAGAACAGGCGGAACAAAATGTATTTGTACTGCTATGCTTTATGATCCTGCAAAACATCCGGATGATCCATTCAACAAGGCAAAGAAAGATAATGAAGAGGCAGGAGAAACAGAAGAATCTGAAAATAAATAA
- the argR gene encoding arginine repressor: MTTNKSKRLDSIKMIISSKEIGSQEELLQELAKEGYELTQATLSRDLKQMKVAKAATTNGNYVYVLPNDTMYKRTIDVPSAGEMLLQSGFKSIDFSGNMAVIKTRPGYASSLAYDIDNREYKDIIGTIAGDDTILLVFRDGYSRNEIRQSLSQIIPNI; the protein is encoded by the coding sequence ATGACAACGAACAAAAGTAAACGATTAGATTCGATAAAAATGATTATCTCTAGTAAAGAGATAGGTAGTCAGGAAGAGCTGCTTCAAGAGTTGGCTAAGGAAGGCTATGAACTTACACAAGCTACTTTGTCAAGGGACTTGAAGCAAATGAAAGTTGCAAAAGCTGCCACAACAAATGGTAATTATGTGTATGTTTTACCGAATGACACCATGTATAAAAGGACAATTGACGTGCCTAGTGCTGGTGAGATGCTGTTGCAAAGCGGTTTTAAATCTATTGACTTTTCCGGAAATATGGCTGTTATAAAAACACGCCCCGGATACGCAAGTAGTCTGGCTTATGACATTGATAACCGTGAATATAAGGATATTATTGGCACTATTGCAGGAGATGATACGATATTGTTGGTTTTTAGGGACGGCTATTCCCGAAATGAAATAAGACAGTCATTATCTCAGATTATTCCGAATATTTAA
- a CDS encoding porin family protein, with translation MKKIFVLAIFAIVSVTTFAQISWNVKGGINFSSFAGEDINGSQLKLNYQIGVGMDYALSKRLYIQPSVLFITKGAKYDQSQEKTTLNPQYIELPIMVAYKYRLSDNVKLAISAGPYMAYALGGKYKDEIYTSETTTLVEKNIFGDRNNFENRSLSDDRFDYGLGVGTTLEVRNFLIGLNASSGLKKILKDVSRFKDAKNVCYSLSVGYKF, from the coding sequence ATGAAGAAAATTTTTGTTTTAGCAATCTTTGCGATTGTATCCGTCACAACATTTGCACAAATTTCATGGAATGTAAAAGGAGGTATAAACTTTAGTTCTTTTGCAGGAGAGGACATAAATGGTTCTCAGCTCAAACTTAATTATCAGATTGGAGTAGGTATGGATTATGCGTTGAGCAAAAGATTATACATTCAACCTTCTGTGTTGTTTATAACTAAAGGGGCCAAGTATGATCAAAGTCAGGAAAAAACGACTTTGAATCCGCAATATATCGAACTGCCAATTATGGTTGCTTACAAATATCGCCTTTCAGATAATGTGAAATTAGCTATCAGTGCAGGTCCATATATGGCTTATGCTCTTGGCGGCAAATATAAAGATGAGATCTATACATCGGAAACTACGACCTTAGTTGAGAAGAATATTTTCGGTGACCGAAATAATTTTGAAAACAGATCTCTTTCCGATGACAGATTTGATTATGGCTTGGGAGTGGGTACAACACTTGAGGTAAGAAACTTTTTAATTGGCTTGAATGCTTCATCAGGGTTGAAGAAAATTCTTAAAGATGTATCCAGATTTAAGGATGCAAAAAACGTTTGCTATTCATTATCTGTAGGATATAAATTTTGA
- a CDS encoding glycoside hydrolase family 3 C-terminal domain-containing protein, with protein MNKIKKLVVLSFTLLSVPLFAQPKGAVYLDDKKPIEERIGDALSRMTLEEKVAMCHAQSKFSSAGVPRLGIPEVWCTDGPHGIRAEVFWDEWNTAGWTNDSCIAFPALTCLAATWNPEMSGLYGKSIGEEARYRNKNVLLGPGVNIYRTPLNGRNFEYMGEDPYLSSTMVVPYIQGVQKNGVAACVKHFALNNQEVYRDRINVNVSDRALYEIYLPAFKAAVQKGGAWSIMGSYNKYKGEHCCHNQYLLNDILRKEWGFDGVVVSDWGGVHDTKEAIYNGLDMEFGTWTNGLNWSASNAYDNYYLAMPFLKLLRSGEVKEEEVDKKVRNILRMIFRTTMDRNRPFGSFGTEEHALAGRKIAQEGIVLLQNNKNVLPVDLAKVKRIAVIGENAVKRMTVGGGSSSLKVKYEQSPLAGLKQRIGSQAEIIYAPGYESPAVAEQDVRGAKAPEQKVIDVSGLREEAVAAAKNADIVIFFGGLNKNEHQDCEGVDRKEYELSYNQNELISALAKANPNLVVVLLTGNGVAMPWVKEVPAIVEGWYSGTEAGNAIASVLMGDVNPSGKLPFTIPVSLKDNGATVMGDYPGDGKEETYKDDIFVGYRWADKQKTKPLFSFGHGLSYTTFAYGKAEIDKSKISADEQLTVSIKVKNTGKRSGSEVVQLYISDLKSSLPRPIKELKGFKKIQLNAGEEQKVSFTISKEELSFYDDTKHSWIAEPGMFEAIVGASSTDLRSKVSFELK; from the coding sequence ATGAATAAAATAAAGAAATTAGTTGTTTTAAGTTTCACTCTTTTATCAGTTCCGCTGTTTGCACAGCCGAAGGGGGCTGTTTATTTAGACGATAAAAAACCGATTGAAGAAAGAATTGGGGATGCTCTTTCACGCATGACACTGGAAGAGAAAGTAGCTATGTGTCATGCGCAGTCAAAGTTCAGCTCGGCAGGTGTACCACGTTTAGGAATACCTGAGGTGTGGTGTACCGATGGTCCGCACGGTATTCGTGCCGAAGTGTTCTGGGATGAGTGGAATACTGCAGGATGGACAAACGATTCCTGCATAGCTTTCCCGGCTCTTACTTGTCTGGCAGCTACCTGGAATCCCGAAATGTCTGGACTTTACGGTAAATCTATTGGCGAAGAAGCCCGTTACCGCAACAAAAATGTGTTATTGGGACCGGGTGTAAACATATACCGCACTCCTCTGAACGGACGAAATTTTGAGTATATGGGAGAAGATCCCTATTTATCATCTACTATGGTGGTTCCTTATATTCAGGGAGTTCAGAAGAATGGAGTGGCTGCTTGTGTAAAACACTTCGCATTAAACAATCAGGAAGTATACCGTGATAGAATCAATGTGAATGTCAGCGACCGTGCCTTGTATGAAATCTATCTGCCTGCCTTTAAAGCTGCTGTTCAGAAAGGTGGAGCCTGGTCTATAATGGGTTCATACAATAAGTACAAAGGGGAACATTGCTGTCACAATCAGTATTTACTCAATGACATTCTTCGCAAGGAATGGGGATTCGATGGCGTGGTAGTTTCCGACTGGGGCGGAGTGCATGATACTAAAGAGGCTATTTACAACGGACTGGATATGGAGTTTGGAACCTGGACCAACGGACTGAACTGGAGTGCCAGCAATGCATACGATAATTACTATCTGGCCATGCCGTTCTTGAAGTTACTCCGCTCGGGTGAAGTAAAAGAAGAAGAGGTGGATAAGAAAGTGCGGAACATTCTTCGGATGATTTTCCGTACTACTATGGATAGAAACCGTCCATTCGGATCGTTTGGAACAGAGGAACATGCTTTGGCAGGACGAAAAATTGCTCAGGAAGGTATTGTTTTGCTGCAGAACAACAAGAACGTTTTGCCGGTTGACTTGGCAAAGGTAAAGAGAATTGCCGTTATTGGAGAGAATGCCGTTAAAAGAATGACCGTCGGAGGTGGAAGCTCTTCCTTGAAAGTTAAATATGAGCAGTCTCCTTTGGCCGGATTAAAACAACGAATCGGATCTCAGGCTGAGATTATCTATGCTCCGGGATACGAATCACCAGCCGTAGCCGAACAGGATGTGAGAGGTGCCAAAGCGCCCGAACAGAAAGTGATAGATGTATCTGGATTAAGAGAAGAAGCCGTTGCTGCAGCAAAAAATGCGGATATAGTTATCTTCTTTGGTGGACTGAACAAGAATGAACATCAGGATTGTGAAGGAGTAGATCGGAAGGAATATGAATTATCCTATAACCAGAATGAACTGATCAGCGCATTGGCAAAGGCCAATCCTAATCTTGTGGTTGTGCTTCTTACAGGCAATGGAGTAGCAATGCCCTGGGTTAAAGAGGTTCCTGCCATTGTAGAAGGATGGTACAGCGGAACGGAAGCAGGAAATGCCATTGCTTCTGTATTGATGGGCGATGTAAATCCATCAGGTAAACTGCCTTTCACCATTCCGGTAAGCCTGAAAGATAATGGTGCCACTGTTATGGGCGACTATCCCGGCGATGGTAAGGAAGAAACCTATAAAGATGATATTTTTGTGGGATACCGTTGGGCTGATAAGCAGAAAACCAAACCATTGTTCAGCTTTGGTCATGGATTGAGCTATACAACCTTTGCTTATGGAAAAGCAGAAATAGATAAATCAAAAATATCTGCAGATGAGCAGCTTACCGTTAGTATAAAAGTTAAAAACACAGGTAAACGTTCGGGCTCGGAAGTCGTTCAACTATACATTAGTGATTTAAAATCCTCTCTTCCTCGTCCTATAAAAGAGCTGAAAGGCTTTAAGAAAATTCAGCTAAATGCAGGCGAAGAGCAAAAGGTTTCATTTACTATATCTAAAGAAGAGCTAAGCTTCTATGATGATACTAAGCATTCATGGATAGCCGAACCAGGAATGTTTGAAGCCATTGTAGGAGCCTCTTCTACAGATCTCCGATCAAAAGTTTCTTTTGAATTGAAATAG